The following proteins are encoded in a genomic region of Pelodictyon phaeoclathratiforme BU-1:
- the cpaB gene encoding Flp pilus assembly protein CpaB, which produces MAAFLAARWMSVAQTSMSRVVVVEQPIEAGKAIKAHQIRSIDWPGSAVPRDASTRIASVVGRIALVSMMPGEPVLPGKLAPTTATGGLSSIIPKGKRAITVKVNEVIAVAGFALPGSYVDVLVSSKDANQQPFSVTVLLRVKVLAIAQETTADRDKPKVVNAVTLELTPHEAEKLDLARNIGALSLVLRNEFDTGKINSAGVRLSDIIYSQSAPASTCSPTAQAAPMRQSSGPEEIRGTSRQNIATP; this is translated from the coding sequence ATGGCAGCTTTTTTGGCTGCCCGCTGGATGAGTGTCGCCCAAACATCAATGTCGAGGGTCGTCGTTGTTGAGCAGCCCATCGAAGCGGGTAAAGCTATCAAAGCTCATCAAATCAGGAGCATCGATTGGCCCGGTTCGGCTGTTCCTCGCGATGCGTCCACTCGCATCGCCAGTGTGGTAGGACGAATTGCCCTCGTCTCCATGATGCCGGGTGAGCCGGTTCTGCCTGGCAAATTGGCCCCAACAACCGCGACTGGCGGTTTATCCTCTATCATCCCAAAGGGCAAGCGTGCCATTACAGTTAAGGTAAATGAGGTGATTGCGGTTGCCGGTTTTGCCCTGCCAGGCAGCTATGTGGATGTTTTGGTTAGTAGCAAAGATGCCAACCAACAGCCTTTTTCGGTGACGGTACTGTTGCGCGTCAAAGTATTGGCCATAGCCCAGGAAACCACTGCAGACCGGGATAAACCAAAAGTGGTCAATGCCGTAACCCTCGAGCTTACTCCGCACGAAGCCGAAAAGCTCGACCTGGCTCGCAACATCGGGGCGCTGTCTCTTGTCTTGCGCAACGAATTCGACACCGGCAAAATAAACTCCGCAGGTGTACGTCTTTCCGATATTATTTATTCACAGTCTGCTCCTGCAAGCACCTGTTCGCCAACTGCACAAGCGGCACCAATGCGTCAAAGCAGTGGCCCCGAAGAAATCCGTGGCACCAGCCGTCAAAATATTGCCACACCATAG
- a CDS encoding type IV toxin-antitoxin system AbiEi family antitoxin domain-containing protein produces MQNNDLMQLEKKLSSLGGVPLTHGALVSMLKEYRSPNDKIVRLIDEGWLVPIKKGLYAVSPERTTIPISTPLVANLLYGPSCVSMDYALYHYGIIPERVVEVTSMTTRRGKVYDLPIGRFSYTHSPLDFYPVGIDRVENTDKTGFLMASPEKALCDKLVFTRNLNIVSPRALQDLLMDDLRLDEENITRFDLKVIEACIMPGMKERMLRALLELVNSMKRDLK; encoded by the coding sequence ATGCAAAATAATGACCTCATGCAACTCGAAAAGAAGCTCAGCTCACTGGGTGGTGTGCCTCTGACGCACGGAGCACTTGTCTCCATGCTCAAAGAGTACCGCTCTCCGAACGATAAAATTGTCCGCTTGATAGATGAAGGGTGGCTTGTACCCATCAAGAAAGGGCTTTATGCCGTTTCACCTGAACGGACAACGATTCCCATTTCCACACCGCTTGTGGCAAATCTCCTCTATGGGCCATCCTGTGTTTCAATGGATTACGCGCTGTACCATTACGGGATTATTCCCGAGCGAGTGGTTGAGGTGACTTCAATGACCACCAGGCGGGGTAAGGTGTATGATCTTCCGATAGGCCGATTTTCCTATACGCATTCTCCGCTTGATTTTTATCCAGTCGGAATTGATCGTGTCGAGAATACCGATAAAACAGGTTTTTTGATGGCCTCTCCAGAGAAGGCGTTGTGTGACAAGCTTGTGTTTACCCGAAATCTGAATATCGTGTCACCACGTGCATTACAGGATCTGCTGATGGATGACCTGCGCCTTGATGAAGAGAATATCACCCGTTTTGACCTGAAGGTGATAGAGGCCTGTATCATGCCGGGAATGAAAGAAAGAATGCTGCGGGCATTGCTGGAGCTTGTCAACTCGATGAAAAGGGATCTGAAATGA
- a CDS encoding TadE/TadG family type IV pilus assembly protein, whose protein sequence is MSIMHADMPLLKAPEKEQAQSQKGYATVEFMLLLHLFLHILLGIFFYSIALLDKIVLTNASREGARAGAISSSTISAQTAAASGCDCKLISMYGTLSATITPTVDSSTNMCTVETRCYYPPVYIFPGIDLSATTSMRLESP, encoded by the coding sequence ATGAGCATCATGCACGCAGATATGCCCCTGCTCAAGGCCCCGGAAAAGGAGCAGGCTCAATCCCAAAAGGGCTATGCGACTGTCGAATTTATGCTTCTCCTGCACTTGTTTCTGCATATTCTCCTTGGGATATTTTTTTATTCTATTGCCCTGTTAGACAAAATTGTGCTTACCAATGCCAGCCGGGAAGGCGCACGTGCCGGAGCCATTAGCTCCAGCACCATTAGTGCCCAAACAGCTGCCGCATCGGGCTGCGACTGCAAACTCATTTCAATGTATGGCACCCTAAGCGCCACCATTACACCGACTGTAGATAGCAGTACCAATATGTGTACAGTTGAGACCCGTTGCTATTACCCACCAGTTTATATTTTTCCAGGCATTGACCTCTCGGCCACAACCAGCATGAGGCTTGAATCTCCATGA
- a CDS encoding TOTE conflict system archaeo-eukaryotic primase domain-containing protein, translating to MDEESRYNHVSGQLPDALRQLQEENVRLKALLDANGIPWEESVPSEENSSEIPLTSTVQRSTMEKVALFGQLFRGRRDVYPIRWESAKGMSGYSPACSNEWRKGICNKPRIKCGDCKQRSLLPVTENVLYRHLTGKHTIGVYPMLPDETCYFIATDFDDEGWHEDASAFMQSCREFNIPATLEISRSGNGAHVWIFFAEPVPASNARQLGAALISQTCDRTRQLAIKSYDRFFPNQDTLPKGGFGNLIALPLQQKPRSKGFSVFVDENFVIYPDQWEYLSSIQRLSRLELDSAIQRSVGVRHPLDIAFITEEEEQKPWQRSLQSFSRIPGPMPESLTLVFANQIFIAKADLPQPLANRLIRLAAFQNPEFYKAQAMRLPVWDKSRIVCCAENFPLHISLPRGCFDAVTELLRQHNIRMDIQDERISGTEISVTFTGQLRKDQQTAITAMLKHQTGILSAPTAFGKTVMAAAIIARRKVSTLILVHRAELLQQWRERLSTFLDLSGASPGFIGSGKKKLSGLIDIAVMQSLSRRDDLVVLLDSYGHIIVDECHHLSAFTFEAILKQSKAAYVLGLTATPIRRDGHQPIIFMQCGPVRHRALQAENAPVRLEVRPLNLFSPVIPQGSGIQDVFRILTHDSSRNQCIAKDILAAYHEGRKILVLTERTEQLELIREVLADQIPHSFLLHGRLTKKQRATTLAGLAELDDSVPRVILATGRLIGEGFDHPPLDTMVLAMPVSWHGTLQQYAGRLHREHVNKGDVRIYDYVEHDNPQLARMWEKRQRGYRAMGYRISMRE from the coding sequence ATGGATGAGGAGAGCCGGTATAACCATGTTTCCGGGCAATTGCCTGATGCATTAAGGCAACTACAGGAAGAAAATGTCAGGTTGAAAGCTCTGCTTGATGCAAATGGCATACCGTGGGAAGAGTCAGTTCCATCAGAAGAAAATTCATCTGAAATCCCATTGACATCGACAGTGCAGCGGTCAACTATGGAAAAAGTTGCACTGTTCGGCCAACTATTCCGTGGCCGCAGGGATGTGTATCCAATTCGTTGGGAATCTGCCAAAGGAATGTCGGGTTATTCTCCTGCGTGCAGCAACGAGTGGCGGAAAGGTATCTGCAATAAACCCCGGATCAAATGTGGTGATTGCAAGCAGCGCTCGCTGTTACCGGTTACAGAAAATGTTCTTTACCGCCATCTTACCGGCAAGCATACCATCGGCGTATATCCAATGCTGCCGGATGAAACCTGTTATTTTATTGCGACTGACTTTGATGATGAGGGATGGCATGAGGATGCATCAGCCTTCATGCAATCGTGCAGGGAGTTTAATATTCCTGCTACTTTGGAGATTTCGCGTTCAGGTAACGGTGCGCATGTATGGATTTTTTTTGCTGAACCTGTTCCGGCGTCAAATGCACGGCAGCTTGGTGCTGCACTTATAAGCCAGACATGTGACCGTACCCGTCAACTTGCCATAAAAAGCTACGATCGGTTTTTTCCTAATCAGGACACCCTCCCAAAAGGTGGTTTCGGCAACCTGATTGCGCTCCCGTTGCAGCAAAAGCCACGATCGAAGGGGTTCAGTGTATTTGTTGATGAAAACTTTGTCATCTATCCTGACCAGTGGGAATATCTCTCATCCATTCAAAGACTATCACGTCTCGAACTGGATTCAGCCATACAGCGATCAGTTGGCGTTCGCCATCCGCTTGATATCGCTTTTATTACAGAAGAGGAGGAACAAAAGCCATGGCAACGCTCATTGCAGAGTTTCAGTCGGATCCCCGGCCCCATGCCTGAATCACTGACTCTTGTGTTCGCTAATCAGATCTTCATTGCCAAAGCCGATCTGCCCCAGCCATTGGCCAACCGTCTCATTCGCCTGGCTGCTTTTCAAAATCCCGAGTTTTACAAGGCTCAGGCAATGCGTCTGCCCGTATGGGACAAATCCCGAATCGTCTGTTGTGCCGAAAACTTTCCGCTTCATATCAGTTTGCCGAGGGGATGCTTTGACGCAGTCACCGAACTGCTGCGACAGCACAATATCCGTATGGACATTCAGGATGAGCGCATATCAGGCACCGAAATATCAGTAACGTTTACCGGTCAGTTAAGAAAAGACCAGCAAACGGCAATCACTGCGATGCTCAAGCACCAAACAGGGATCCTCTCCGCACCCACAGCATTCGGCAAGACCGTCATGGCTGCCGCAATAATTGCCCGGCGCAAAGTGAGCACCCTCATTCTTGTTCATCGAGCTGAACTTCTTCAGCAATGGAGGGAGCGGTTATCCACCTTTCTCGACCTGTCCGGTGCCTCTCCTGGTTTTATTGGAAGCGGCAAAAAGAAACTATCAGGCTTGATTGATATCGCTGTCATGCAATCTCTTTCACGGCGTGATGATCTTGTCGTGTTGCTCGACAGCTATGGCCATATCATTGTTGACGAGTGTCATCATCTTTCAGCCTTTACTTTTGAGGCAATTCTCAAGCAGTCTAAAGCGGCATATGTTCTGGGACTTACAGCAACACCTATTCGTCGAGACGGTCATCAGCCCATAATCTTTATGCAATGCGGCCCGGTAAGGCATCGCGCGCTTCAAGCAGAAAATGCTCCAGTTCGCTTAGAGGTTCGGCCGCTAAACCTATTCTCGCCAGTAATTCCCCAAGGATCTGGTATTCAGGATGTTTTCCGTATCCTCACCCATGACTCCTCCCGCAACCAATGCATTGCAAAGGATATTCTGGCTGCATATCACGAAGGTCGAAAGATCCTTGTGTTGACGGAACGCACAGAACAACTGGAACTGATACGCGAAGTACTTGCTGATCAAATTCCGCATAGCTTTTTGCTGCATGGCCGGTTGACAAAAAAGCAGCGCGCAACTACGCTTGCAGGTCTTGCAGAACTTGATGATTCGGTTCCACGGGTAATTCTGGCAACCGGGCGCCTGATTGGTGAAGGTTTTGATCATCCCCCTCTTGATACCATGGTGCTTGCCATGCCTGTTTCATGGCATGGAACATTACAGCAGTACGCAGGTCGTCTGCACCGTGAACATGTCAATAAGGGTGATGTTCGTATCTACGATTATGTCGAACATGACAATCCGCAGCTTGCACGAATGTGGGAAAAACGCCAGCGTGGTTATCGAGCAATGGGGTATCGTATCAGTATGCGGGAGTGA
- a CDS encoding TadG family pilus assembly protein, translating to MIRSHSITKRLYGQRGTVVILFALLLPVLLGFAALAIDLARLSLTRVELQNAADAAALAGAHSLGDVLSPHWTSAADTALVWAQHNVAYGSKIKDATIETVYWPSMRPSTSAPVAGDAPAIRAMITIDSTHNCGPCKFFFAPFLGIAIKDVQASAIAVLLKPTGGGGASIPKLVQ from the coding sequence ATGATACGGTCACACTCCATCACCAAACGGCTCTACGGCCAGCGTGGCACTGTCGTCATTTTGTTTGCCCTGCTCTTGCCGGTATTGCTTGGTTTTGCCGCTTTGGCGATTGACTTGGCCCGTCTCAGCCTGACCAGGGTTGAACTTCAAAACGCGGCCGATGCTGCCGCTTTGGCTGGCGCTCATTCACTCGGCGATGTGCTGTCACCTCATTGGACTTCGGCTGCGGACACTGCGCTGGTCTGGGCACAACACAACGTCGCCTATGGCTCAAAGATTAAGGATGCGACCATTGAAACGGTTTACTGGCCCAGTATGCGTCCCTCAACCAGCGCACCCGTTGCTGGAGATGCCCCCGCTATACGTGCGATGATTACTATCGACAGTACCCATAATTGCGGGCCTTGCAAGTTCTTTTTCGCCCCCTTTCTGGGTATTGCCATCAAAGACGTTCAAGCCAGCGCCATTGCCGTGCTACTCAAACCCACCGGGGGCGGTGGCGCCTCCATACCCAAACTGGTACAATAA
- a CDS encoding NAD-binding protein, whose translation MQVWLVLNREVAGKVSVPCIKIGLYITQYAIPFFAYGTFFTKLFHEHLYPYLKRKTVNSYKGHHVIVSYGAFGKALAKALSDVSKKDNVEPQIVAVDKLHTAEHDNEFTLTILYYDALRADLFKVANLKSAIRLYLMLPDERENLALLEQI comes from the coding sequence ATGCAAGTCTGGCTTGTCCTGAACAGAGAAGTGGCAGGTAAGGTTTCGGTGCCATGTATAAAAATAGGATTATATATCACCCAATATGCGATTCCTTTTTTTGCGTATGGTACCTTTTTCACCAAGCTGTTTCACGAGCATCTCTATCCGTATCTGAAAAGAAAAACGGTCAACAGTTACAAGGGTCATCATGTCATCGTCAGCTATGGTGCTTTCGGAAAAGCTTTGGCAAAAGCATTATCAGATGTCAGTAAGAAGGATAATGTCGAGCCACAGATCGTCGCGGTCGATAAACTCCATACCGCCGAGCATGACAATGAATTCACTCTGACGATTCTCTATTACGATGCATTGCGGGCTGATCTCTTCAAAGTGGCAAACCTGAAATCTGCCATCAGGCTCTATCTGATGCTTCCTGATGAGCGGGAAAATCTTGCCCTGCTGGAACAAATCTAA
- a CDS encoding AAA family ATPase: MNIITYSPHPWEVPDTQLELGQHQLARLVGELGVMVHQLTAQKPDLVFLVGFEPADPHYIQEVEKLCLALPHAAIVVLHPQTEPELLLSLMRAGVREVIVDSTSETLQEVIERTHLRAKGVSINRCRVFGFVSSKGGDGSSCIAANLAFALSQEPDFRVLAVDVSLPFGDLDMYLTGENHPQDLADISGECDRLDQSLLDSMVQHLSPTLDLISSPATFEKIVHIEPERVSELIHIATNFYDYILVDFGSSLDQVGIWVLEQLDELCIVFTPSLPSLRRAGQILKLWKEFEKPMSCTEIILNRADTSVPITGTEIEKVIGRPINKRFPSDAEAVQESLLIGQPLLQVAPKSKLSKTIVDWAEHITGSSHHKRSLWERLKIK, encoded by the coding sequence ATGAACATCATTACCTACTCTCCCCATCCCTGGGAGGTTCCCGATACACAACTTGAGCTGGGTCAACACCAACTGGCCCGACTGGTGGGTGAGCTTGGGGTTATGGTGCATCAACTCACAGCGCAAAAACCTGACCTCGTATTTCTTGTGGGCTTTGAACCCGCCGATCCCCATTACATTCAAGAGGTAGAGAAACTCTGCCTCGCACTGCCGCATGCCGCAATCGTGGTCCTGCACCCCCAAACAGAGCCAGAACTTTTGTTATCGCTTATGCGCGCTGGTGTACGTGAAGTCATTGTCGACAGTACCTCCGAAACCCTGCAAGAAGTTATCGAACGCACTCACCTTCGTGCCAAAGGCGTTAGTATCAATCGGTGTCGGGTTTTTGGATTTGTCTCTTCCAAGGGGGGGGATGGCAGCTCCTGCATAGCGGCCAACCTGGCTTTTGCACTCTCTCAAGAGCCCGACTTCCGCGTGCTGGCGGTCGATGTCTCTTTACCCTTTGGTGACCTTGACATGTACCTCACCGGAGAAAACCACCCTCAGGATTTAGCCGATATTTCCGGTGAATGTGACCGGCTCGACCAGTCGCTGCTCGACAGCATGGTGCAGCACCTCAGCCCTACACTCGATCTCATCTCCTCGCCCGCAACCTTCGAAAAAATTGTTCATATCGAACCCGAGCGCGTGAGCGAACTCATTCACATTGCCACAAACTTTTACGACTATATTCTGGTTGATTTTGGTTCATCCCTTGATCAGGTTGGCATCTGGGTTTTGGAGCAGCTTGACGAACTCTGCATCGTATTCACCCCATCGCTGCCATCGTTGCGCCGGGCGGGCCAAATACTCAAACTCTGGAAAGAATTTGAAAAACCCATGTCGTGCACCGAAATCATCCTCAACCGTGCTGACACAAGTGTTCCTATCACCGGTACCGAAATCGAAAAAGTGATCGGCAGGCCAATTAACAAACGCTTTCCCTCCGACGCTGAAGCCGTGCAGGAATCCCTCTTGATTGGCCAGCCCTTATTGCAAGTGGCGCCCAAATCCAAACTTTCCAAAACCATCGTCGACTGGGCCGAGCACATCACAGGCAGCAGTCATCATAAACGCTCACTATGGGAACGCTTAAAGATCAAATAG
- a CDS encoding Flp family type IVb pilin, translating into MIDYLVAAVVGLFGGNLSIRSQKGVTMIEYALIAGLISVATIAAVTLIGTSLNEVFEKISDALDGI; encoded by the coding sequence ATGATCGACTATCTGGTTGCGGCTGTTGTTGGCTTATTTGGTGGAAATCTGTCCATCAGGTCACAAAAAGGCGTAACCATGATTGAGTATGCCTTGATTGCTGGTTTGATTTCTGTTGCTACAATTGCAGCCGTTACGCTTATCGGAACTAGTTTGAACGAGGTTTTTGAAAAGATTTCAGATGCCCTTGACGGTATCTGA
- a CDS encoding type II toxin-antitoxin system RelE/ParE family toxin, which translates to MREIVFFKTRAGKSPVEDYLDTLSEKEVQKVLWVLRLVKELPTVSTEYFKKLQNTDGIWEIRAKQASNAFRLLGFLDQGSLVVLTNGFSKKTQKTPASEIVLAEKRKTEYLSRKNHG; encoded by the coding sequence ATGCGAGAGATTGTTTTCTTTAAGACCCGTGCCGGGAAAAGTCCAGTGGAAGACTATCTGGACACGCTTTCTGAAAAGGAAGTCCAGAAGGTACTGTGGGTGCTCAGACTTGTCAAGGAGTTGCCCACGGTGTCGACCGAGTATTTCAAGAAACTCCAAAACACGGATGGTATATGGGAGATCAGAGCAAAACAGGCAAGTAATGCCTTTAGGCTTTTAGGATTTCTTGATCAAGGAAGCTTGGTTGTTCTGACCAATGGTTTCTCAAAGAAAACTCAGAAAACCCCGGCATCAGAAATTGTACTCGCTGAAAAGCGGAAAACAGAATATCTATCGAGGAAAAACCATGGATGA
- a CDS encoding transposase, whose translation MGYSRSIKVSILRRVLPPDNESITKVSEEMGLNDQTIRNWVKQPAGSQLLIEETCPRFINAQEKYLLIKEAASISEAEKGTFLRERGLHSEHLTLWDQELREMMSQKQDLKNQDPLKTLANRKIS comes from the coding sequence ATGGGCTATTCAAGATCAATAAAGGTAAGCATTTTAAGACGGGTTTTACCCCCTGATAACGAAAGTATTACCAAGGTGAGTGAGGAAATGGGTCTTAATGATCAAACGATTCGGAACTGGGTCAAGCAGCCTGCAGGCAGTCAGTTACTCATCGAAGAAACATGCCCTCGTTTCATTAATGCGCAAGAAAAGTATCTTCTGATAAAAGAAGCAGCCAGCATATCGGAAGCAGAAAAAGGGACGTTTTTACGGGAAAGGGGCTTGCATTCAGAACATTTAACTCTTTGGGATCAGGAGCTACGCGAGATGATGAGTCAAAAACAGGATTTGAAAAATCAAGATCCTCTGAAAACCTTGGCAAACCGTAAAATATCCTGA
- a CDS encoding type II and III secretion system protein family protein, with translation MNLTCLIRFACRMSALVALLVGTVPMATMASPEPVRRRDDSYVTVVSEMTAPSIYLVPLGESRVYRFAQPIKRVAMGDPKVADYIMLNRFEVYLLGKKMGSTNLAVWDQNGNLTSSPVQVSRGTTALQALLKVLFPKENDIHLLALGPALVLSGSVSDALVAESVARLVRSYFGGSVSSGTPESALVGTDSKPFTGIIEEMSKDVVFSKTESHSKETTTHGGESDSTRGVVNLLKVRDSQQVRLEVCIAQVSRTFIESLGISFFKTSGDIQGSTLLSGFVSNATLNNLLLGRLGQANGIKMVADRKPSLFKVLAEPTIVTMSGKEGFFLVGGKIYVPVRVIDYSPINLQEYDKYYISYKEYLYGVGLRFMPVVLDAGRISLKVVSEVSEPDTESATSGTKANLPLFKISTVSTNVQMNEGENLVIGGLKLDNFANAIDSVPLLSEIPILGALFRDTKKNAEKTELMVIIRPTLVKGSATMPELPTDRVIPPTRKELFLDGKLEGSPLK, from the coding sequence ATGAATTTGACATGCCTGATACGTTTTGCCTGCCGGATGAGCGCTCTTGTTGCGCTTCTTGTTGGCACTGTACCCATGGCTACAATGGCCTCTCCTGAACCCGTGAGGAGAAGGGACGACTCGTACGTAACCGTTGTGTCTGAAATGACTGCTCCATCGATTTATCTTGTGCCTCTGGGCGAATCGAGGGTTTACCGGTTCGCGCAACCCATCAAACGTGTTGCCATGGGCGACCCCAAGGTGGCCGACTATATCATGCTTAACCGCTTCGAAGTTTATTTGCTGGGAAAAAAAATGGGCTCAACCAATCTTGCTGTATGGGACCAAAATGGCAACCTGACCTCCTCGCCGGTACAGGTCAGCCGTGGCACAACCGCCCTGCAAGCTCTCTTAAAAGTTCTTTTTCCGAAAGAGAACGACATTCATCTCCTTGCCCTTGGTCCAGCTCTGGTACTCTCCGGCTCTGTGTCTGACGCCCTGGTTGCAGAGAGCGTCGCTCGCTTGGTAAGATCGTATTTTGGTGGCTCGGTTTCAAGTGGTACTCCGGAATCAGCCCTTGTCGGCACTGACTCCAAGCCGTTTACCGGTATAATTGAAGAGATGAGTAAGGACGTTGTTTTTTCCAAAACGGAGTCTCATTCTAAAGAAACCACAACGCATGGAGGGGAATCTGACAGCACGCGCGGCGTAGTCAATCTGCTCAAGGTGCGCGATTCGCAGCAAGTCCGGCTCGAAGTCTGCATTGCCCAGGTATCGAGGACTTTTATCGAATCTTTGGGTATCAGCTTCTTTAAAACCTCTGGTGATATACAAGGAAGCACCCTTTTATCAGGGTTTGTCAGCAACGCTACGCTTAATAATCTTTTGCTGGGTCGGCTGGGTCAGGCCAATGGGATCAAAATGGTTGCGGACCGCAAACCATCGTTGTTCAAGGTACTTGCCGAACCCACCATTGTCACTATGAGTGGCAAAGAGGGTTTTTTTCTGGTTGGAGGTAAAATTTATGTACCTGTAAGAGTCATCGATTACAGCCCAATAAATCTCCAAGAATATGACAAATACTATATTTCCTACAAAGAATACCTTTATGGAGTAGGTTTACGCTTTATGCCCGTTGTGCTGGATGCTGGCCGTATTTCGCTCAAGGTCGTATCCGAGGTTTCCGAGCCTGATACAGAATCTGCCACTTCGGGGACTAAAGCTAATTTGCCCTTGTTTAAAATCAGCACCGTTTCCACCAACGTTCAGATGAACGAGGGTGAAAACCTTGTTATTGGCGGACTCAAGCTCGACAATTTTGCCAATGCGATTGATTCGGTGCCTTTGCTGAGTGAAATTCCCATTCTTGGTGCGCTTTTTCGGGACACCAAGAAGAATGCCGAGAAGACCGAACTCATGGTCATTATTCGCCCCACTTTGGTCAAAGGCAGCGCCACCATGCCAGAGCTTCCAACTGACAGAGTTATTCCTCCTACCCGAAAAGAGCTTTTCCTCGATGGAAAACTTGAAGGATCACCACTAAAATGA
- a CDS encoding helix-turn-helix domain-containing protein → MDDLERYIKKRKDESPDFAKTFEQGYEQFRIGELLRQARKRAGLTQEDLAEKLHTKKSAVSRIENHSEDIRLSTLSHYAEALGKKLTIVIQ, encoded by the coding sequence ATGGATGATCTTGAACGATACATTAAGAAGCGGAAAGATGAGTCCCCGGATTTCGCAAAAACTTTTGAACAGGGTTACGAACAATTCCGGATCGGGGAGTTACTGCGCCAGGCAAGAAAACGTGCAGGCCTGACCCAGGAAGATCTGGCTGAAAAACTGCACACCAAAAAATCGGCAGTCTCCCGCATCGAGAACCATTCGGAAGACATCCGGCTCTCGACGCTGAGCCATTATGCCGAAGCTCTGGGTAAAAAGCTTACCATAGTGATTCAATAA